From a single Kitasatospora azatica KCTC 9699 genomic region:
- a CDS encoding family 2B encapsulin nanocompartment shell protein, whose translation MTTETNVGIPAPSAQPGGQNGQQQSLGTAAARNLATTTKSAPQMQGISSRWLLRVLPWVQVSGGTYRVNRRLSYAVGRGRVSFVKTGADVKVLAPSLREVPVLRGLEDDALLAELAARFVQRDFRAGETLVEAGQEINEVFLIAHGKVNKIGTSKYGESAIVGVLADGDHLGDEALTEADGVWHYSVKAATAGTAMALPWPAFQELADRSEALRTQILRYLADAQQPQSKHGEAEIELSAGHEGEYELPSTFVDYEVAPREYELSVAQTVLQVHSRVADLYNQPMNQIEQQLKLTIEALKERQEHELINNPEFGLLQNAEYEQRIQTHHGAPTPDDMDELLSRRRGTKFFLAHPRAIAAFGRECSSRGLYPDPVEMEGQRVPGWRGVPILSCNKIPIVDGHTTSILAMRTGEDKQGVVGLHQAGIPDEYEPSLSVRFMGINEKAIISYLVSAYYSAAILVPDAIGVLENVEIARPRD comes from the coding sequence ATGACAACTGAGACCAATGTCGGTATTCCGGCACCGAGCGCCCAGCCGGGCGGCCAGAACGGCCAGCAGCAGAGTCTTGGCACTGCCGCAGCCAGGAATCTTGCCACGACCACCAAGTCCGCGCCGCAGATGCAGGGCATCAGCTCGCGTTGGCTGCTCCGGGTGTTGCCCTGGGTCCAGGTCTCGGGTGGTACGTACCGGGTCAACCGCCGGCTGAGCTACGCGGTCGGCCGCGGCCGGGTCTCCTTCGTCAAGACCGGTGCGGACGTCAAGGTGCTGGCCCCCTCCTTGCGCGAGGTCCCGGTGCTGCGCGGGCTGGAGGACGACGCCCTGCTCGCGGAGCTCGCCGCCCGCTTCGTGCAGCGCGACTTCCGGGCCGGCGAGACCCTGGTCGAGGCCGGCCAGGAGATCAACGAGGTCTTCCTGATCGCGCACGGCAAGGTCAACAAGATCGGCACCAGCAAGTACGGCGAGAGCGCGATCGTCGGCGTACTGGCGGACGGCGACCACCTCGGCGACGAGGCGCTGACCGAGGCCGACGGCGTCTGGCACTACAGCGTCAAGGCCGCCACGGCCGGCACCGCGATGGCCCTGCCCTGGCCCGCCTTCCAGGAGTTGGCCGACCGCTCCGAGGCGCTGCGGACCCAGATCCTGCGGTACCTCGCCGATGCCCAGCAGCCGCAGAGCAAGCACGGCGAGGCCGAGATCGAGCTCTCGGCCGGCCATGAGGGCGAGTACGAGCTCCCCAGCACCTTCGTGGACTACGAGGTCGCCCCCCGGGAGTACGAGCTGAGCGTCGCGCAGACGGTGCTGCAGGTGCACAGCCGGGTCGCCGACCTCTACAACCAGCCGATGAACCAGATCGAGCAGCAGTTGAAGCTCACCATCGAGGCGCTGAAGGAGCGCCAGGAGCACGAGCTGATCAACAACCCCGAGTTCGGCCTGCTGCAGAACGCCGAGTACGAGCAGCGGATCCAGACCCACCACGGCGCCCCCACCCCGGACGACATGGACGAGTTGCTCAGCCGTCGCCGCGGCACCAAGTTCTTCCTGGCCCACCCGCGCGCCATCGCCGCCTTCGGCCGGGAGTGCAGCAGCCGCGGCCTCTACCCGGACCCGGTGGAGATGGAGGGGCAGCGCGTTCCCGGTTGGCGCGGGGTCCCGATCCTCTCCTGCAACAAGATCCCGATCGTGGACGGTCACACCACCTCGATCCTCGCCATGCGTACCGGTGAGGACAAGCAGGGCGTGGTGGGCCTGCACCAGGCCGGCATCCCCGACGAGTACGAGCCCAGCCTCTCGGTCCGGTTCATGGGGATCAACGAGAAGGCCATCATTTCCTACCTGGTGAGCGCCTACTATTCGGCCGCCATTCTGGTGCCCGACGCCATCGGCGTGCTGGAGAACGTGGAAATCGCCCGCCCGCGCGACTGA
- a CDS encoding bestrophin-like domain, translating to MSFEDIGIVLIVLVLLAVGLKLLQRWVPHPVRESHNDVAGFIFAAVGVLYAVLLGFVVITVWTNNDAARKTTFQEADALAGIYWISRELPAPLGPQLEQQTLSYAHTVTDTEWPLMAQHHSSADATQLVYQMRTSVFSINPTSAQQQVLYEHAVAHLEDLASQRRARLNEVDDEVPMLLWVALIVGGVLTVGFTFLFGLSNTLAHSLMVLSLGALVVVSLLVIKEMNFPFTGVTAVKPTAFDVFLQRLPPPRN from the coding sequence ATGAGTTTCGAGGACATCGGCATTGTCCTGATCGTCCTGGTCCTGCTGGCAGTCGGCCTCAAGCTGCTGCAGCGCTGGGTCCCGCACCCCGTCCGCGAGTCCCACAACGACGTCGCCGGCTTCATCTTCGCCGCCGTCGGCGTGCTCTACGCCGTGCTGCTCGGCTTCGTGGTGATCACCGTCTGGACCAACAACGACGCGGCCCGCAAGACCACCTTCCAGGAGGCCGACGCGCTGGCCGGGATCTACTGGATCTCCCGTGAACTGCCCGCCCCGCTCGGGCCGCAGCTGGAACAGCAGACCCTGTCCTACGCCCACACCGTCACCGACACCGAGTGGCCGCTGATGGCGCAGCACCACAGCAGTGCGGACGCCACCCAGCTGGTCTACCAGATGCGCACCAGCGTCTTCTCGATCAACCCGACCAGCGCCCAGCAGCAGGTCCTCTACGAGCACGCGGTCGCCCACCTGGAGGACCTCGCCTCCCAACGCCGGGCCCGGCTGAACGAGGTGGACGACGAAGTCCCGATGCTGCTCTGGGTGGCGCTGATCGTCGGCGGGGTGCTGACGGTTGGTTTCACCTTCCTCTTCGGCCTCTCCAACACCCTTGCGCACAGCCTGATGGTGCTCTCGCTCGGCGCCTTGGTGGTGGTCTCGCTCCTGGTGATCAAGGAGATGAACTTCCCGTTCACCGGCGTGACGGCGGTGAAACCCACGGCCTTCGACGTCTTCCTGCAACGCCTGCCCCCACCGCGCAACTGA
- a CDS encoding glycoside hydrolase family 35 protein, with product MSSLTHDRDGFALDGRPLRILSGALHYFRVVPEQWDHRLALLRAMGLNTVETYVPWNLHEPAPGEYEFTGRLDLVAFVRAAERTGLKVLVRPGPYICAEWEFGGLPAWLLKDPATRLRCSDPRYLAAVDRWFDALLPLLVPLLAESGGPVLALQVENEYGSYGTDAAYLRHLAQGLRRRGADCLLFTSDGPAHPMMQGGTLAGVLPTANFGDRAGESFELLRGYAPDAPPVCMEFWNGWFDHWGAPHHTRDAADAAKVLDEMLAAGGSVNLYMAHGGTNFGYLNGANLTDGRLEPTVTSYDYDAAISEDGRPTAKFWAFREVLGRYTELPPAPAVEPPPLLAPRRLELSAPLPLLDLVDGLADPVHAASTLAMEELDQSYGFVLYRTWVTGPREAAELQVDGLGDRAQVFLDGQPVGVLDRTGRSGGRIELAVPAGGARLELLVENLGRINYGPALADRKGISGAVRLGLQQLHSWQMYPLPLEDIGDLPFLEGESAQRPAAADQPVFRRAVLELDQPADTFVLTEGHGKGLCWVNGFLLGRYWDIGPQQTLYLPGPLLREGSNELVLLELHGPAGDGLDLVAEPVLDRLAPNGAEGRNGG from the coding sequence ATGTCCAGCCTCACCCACGACCGGGACGGTTTCGCCCTGGACGGTCGGCCGTTGCGGATCCTCTCCGGCGCCCTGCACTACTTCCGGGTGGTCCCCGAGCAGTGGGACCACCGGCTCGCCCTGCTGCGCGCGATGGGCCTCAACACGGTGGAGACCTACGTCCCCTGGAACCTGCACGAGCCCGCCCCGGGCGAGTACGAGTTCACCGGCCGACTCGACCTGGTGGCGTTCGTCCGGGCCGCCGAGCGCACCGGACTCAAGGTGCTGGTCCGGCCCGGCCCGTACATCTGCGCGGAGTGGGAGTTCGGCGGCCTGCCGGCCTGGCTGCTCAAGGACCCGGCCACCCGGCTGCGCTGTTCGGACCCCCGCTACCTGGCCGCCGTGGACCGTTGGTTCGACGCGCTGCTGCCGCTGCTGGTCCCGCTGCTGGCCGAGTCCGGCGGCCCGGTCCTCGCGCTGCAGGTGGAGAACGAGTACGGCTCCTACGGCACCGACGCGGCCTACCTGCGCCACCTGGCGCAGGGCCTGCGCCGGCGCGGCGCCGACTGCCTGCTCTTCACCTCGGACGGCCCCGCGCACCCGATGATGCAGGGCGGCACCCTGGCCGGCGTGCTGCCCACCGCCAACTTCGGCGACCGGGCCGGCGAGTCCTTCGAACTGCTGCGCGGCTACGCGCCGGACGCGCCGCCGGTCTGCATGGAGTTCTGGAACGGTTGGTTCGACCACTGGGGCGCGCCGCACCACACCCGGGACGCGGCCGACGCGGCCAAGGTGCTGGACGAGATGCTCGCGGCCGGTGGCTCGGTCAACCTCTACATGGCGCACGGCGGCACCAACTTCGGCTACCTGAACGGCGCCAACCTGACCGACGGCCGGCTGGAGCCCACCGTCACCAGCTACGACTACGACGCCGCGATCAGCGAGGACGGCCGCCCCACCGCCAAGTTCTGGGCGTTTCGCGAGGTGCTCGGCCGCTACACCGAGCTGCCGCCCGCCCCGGCCGTCGAACCGCCGCCGCTGCTCGCTCCCCGCCGGCTCGAACTGAGCGCCCCGCTGCCGCTGTTGGACCTGGTCGACGGCCTGGCCGACCCGGTCCACGCGGCGAGCACCCTGGCCATGGAGGAACTCGACCAGTCCTACGGCTTCGTGCTCTACCGCACCTGGGTCACCGGGCCGCGGGAGGCCGCCGAGCTGCAGGTGGACGGCCTCGGCGACCGGGCCCAGGTCTTCCTGGACGGGCAGCCGGTCGGCGTGCTCGACCGCACCGGGCGCTCCGGCGGGCGGATCGAGCTGGCCGTCCCGGCCGGCGGGGCCCGGCTCGAACTGCTGGTGGAGAACCTCGGGCGGATCAACTACGGTCCCGCGCTGGCCGATCGCAAGGGCATCAGTGGCGCGGTGCGGCTCGGACTGCAGCAGCTGCACAGCTGGCAGATGTACCCGCTGCCGCTCGAGGACATCGGCGATCTGCCGTTCCTCGAAGGGGAGTCCGCGCAGCGTCCGGCCGCAGCCGATCAGCCGGTCTTCCGGCGTGCGGTGCTGGAACTCGACCAGCCGGCCGACACCTTCGTGCTGACCGAAGGCCACGGCAAGGGCCTGTGCTGGGTCAACGGATTCCTGCTCGGCCGCTACTGGGACATCGGACCGCAGCAGACCCTCTACCTGCCCGGGCCGCTGCTGCGCGAGGGCAGCAACGAACTGGTCCTGCTGGAACTGCACGGCCCGGCCGGGGACGGCCTCGACCTGGTCGCCGAACCGGTGTTGGACCGGTTGGCGCCGAACGGGGCTGAGGGACGGAACGGGGGCTGA
- a CDS encoding NAD-dependent epimerase/dehydratase family protein, translating into MRILILGGSVFLGRAFAAEALARGHEVTTFNRGKSGTDLPGVTTVRGDRASEQDLAALVAGAAAPGGHRWDLVIDTSGQQPHTVRRSARLLAEHAERYLFVSSVHAFADWPTEAVNEESPLHECPADSPPDLPFSTALKAGCERAVLEQFGAERTLVLNCGLLIGAHENVGRLPWWLERIARGGQVLAPGRPDLPIQLIDAEDFAVFGLELGERGASGSYVTTALPGSSTFGGMLAACVAATGSDAELIWVDDDRLRAAGIEGWTELPLWAAEVEDGKEIGIWRADSRKARDAGLRCRPVEESAAKTWAWIQQRGPRDTPYTQGGEPLGIDPEKERRILAEFLG; encoded by the coding sequence ATGCGAATCCTGATTCTCGGCGGCTCGGTCTTCCTCGGTCGCGCCTTCGCGGCCGAAGCCCTGGCCCGTGGCCACGAGGTGACCACCTTCAACCGCGGCAAGTCCGGCACCGACCTGCCGGGCGTGACCACCGTCCGGGGCGACCGCGCCTCGGAGCAGGACCTGGCGGCGCTGGTCGCCGGCGCCGCCGCTCCCGGCGGCCACCGCTGGGACCTGGTGATCGACACCAGCGGCCAACAGCCGCACACCGTCCGGCGTTCGGCGCGACTGCTCGCTGAGCACGCCGAGCGCTACCTCTTCGTCTCCTCCGTCCACGCCTTCGCCGACTGGCCCACCGAGGCGGTGAACGAGGAGTCACCCCTGCACGAGTGCCCCGCCGACTCGCCGCCCGACCTGCCGTTCAGCACCGCGCTCAAGGCCGGGTGCGAGCGGGCCGTGCTGGAGCAGTTCGGTGCCGAGCGCACCCTGGTGCTCAACTGCGGGCTGCTGATCGGGGCCCACGAGAACGTCGGGCGGCTGCCCTGGTGGCTGGAACGGATCGCGCGCGGCGGTCAGGTGCTGGCGCCCGGCCGGCCCGACCTGCCGATCCAGCTGATCGACGCCGAGGACTTCGCCGTCTTCGGCCTGGAGCTCGGTGAACGGGGCGCGAGCGGCAGCTACGTCACCACCGCACTGCCCGGCTCCAGCACCTTCGGCGGGATGCTCGCGGCCTGCGTCGCGGCCACCGGCTCGGACGCCGAACTGATCTGGGTGGACGACGACCGGCTGCGCGCCGCCGGGATCGAGGGCTGGACCGAACTGCCGCTCTGGGCCGCCGAGGTGGAGGACGGCAAGGAGATCGGCATCTGGCGGGCCGACAGCCGCAAGGCCCGGGACGCCGGACTGCGCTGCCGACCGGTCGAGGAGTCCGCCGCGAAGACCTGGGCCTGGATCCAGCAGCGCGGCCCCCGGGACACCCCGTACACCCAGGGCGGCGAGCCGCTGGGGATCGACCCGGAGAAGGAGCGCAGGATCCTGGCGGAGTTCCTGGGCTAG
- a CDS encoding AraC family transcriptional regulator: MSGFARYLTPSEEHRRLGLACLGVGAQQVRRMNFDGRVLNCYGLMLVTRGGGWLEWGDRPRRRLPVRAPAAFVTFPGLYHAYQPDALGWSERWVLFDGPAAAAHESLGGLDREAPVIALGPGVQTLRRIFDSLNEAVEVGAPHRDVVAAALVQQLLAQLLVGRVNDDLSRVVRYLDEHAVEPLTVGEHARRLGLDEATLRSEVQRATGSTTKEYILRTRLSRAKRLLLSTDRPVREVAQAVGYDDPAYFTRLFTRRVGAAPTEFRRYGMEQR; this comes from the coding sequence GTGAGCGGCTTCGCGCGATACCTGACGCCCTCCGAGGAGCACCGACGACTCGGCCTGGCCTGCCTGGGCGTGGGCGCGCAGCAGGTGCGGCGGATGAACTTCGACGGCCGGGTGCTGAACTGCTACGGCCTGATGCTGGTCACCCGGGGCGGCGGCTGGCTCGAGTGGGGCGACCGGCCGCGGCGCCGGCTGCCGGTCCGGGCACCGGCCGCCTTCGTGACCTTCCCCGGCCTCTACCACGCCTACCAGCCGGACGCGCTGGGCTGGTCGGAGCGCTGGGTGCTGTTCGACGGGCCGGCGGCGGCCGCCCACGAGTCGCTGGGCGGGCTGGACCGGGAGGCGCCGGTGATCGCGCTGGGTCCGGGCGTCCAGACGCTGCGACGGATCTTCGACAGCCTCAACGAGGCGGTGGAGGTCGGGGCCCCGCACCGGGACGTGGTCGCCGCCGCCCTGGTCCAGCAGTTGCTCGCGCAACTGCTGGTGGGTCGGGTGAACGACGATCTGTCGCGCGTGGTCCGCTACTTGGACGAACACGCGGTGGAGCCGCTGACGGTGGGCGAGCACGCCCGCCGACTCGGCCTGGACGAGGCGACACTGCGCAGCGAGGTGCAGCGGGCGACCGGTTCCACCACGAAGGAGTACATCCTGCGTACCCGGCTGTCGCGGGCGAAACGCCTGCTGCTCTCCACGGACCGGCCGGTCCGAGAGGTGGCCCAGGCGGTGGGGTACGACGATCCGGCCTACTTCACCAGGCTGTTCACCCGGCGGGTGGGTGCGGCACCGACGGAGTTCCGCCGGTACGGGATGGAGCAGCGCTAG
- a CDS encoding methylated-DNA--[protein]-cysteine S-methyltransferase, with product MERGNADRIEWLTVPSPLPSGPLTVGVTAIGVAAVQFAPDNVPTGAPRCTDRRRATAVEQAFESYFAGRQREWALPVDWRLTSGPHRTVLETLYRTVPYGETVTYGRLAERSGAFEEVAQSPGLAARAVGQMMGANPLSVLVPCHRVVAADGLGGFGNGRVAMDVKRWLLTLEGWLAPTLDWDGPG from the coding sequence ATGGAACGAGGCAACGCCGACCGGATCGAGTGGCTCACCGTGCCGAGCCCGCTGCCCAGCGGCCCGCTGACGGTCGGGGTCACCGCGATCGGTGTGGCCGCCGTGCAGTTCGCTCCGGACAACGTGCCGACCGGTGCGCCGCGCTGCACCGACCGGCGGCGCGCCACGGCGGTCGAGCAGGCCTTCGAGTCCTACTTCGCCGGTCGGCAGCGGGAGTGGGCGCTGCCGGTGGACTGGCGGCTGACCAGCGGCCCGCACCGGACGGTGCTGGAGACGCTGTACCGGACCGTGCCCTACGGCGAGACGGTCACCTACGGGCGGCTGGCCGAGCGCAGCGGCGCGTTCGAGGAGGTCGCCCAGAGCCCGGGGCTCGCGGCCAGGGCGGTCGGCCAGATGATGGGCGCCAACCCGCTGTCGGTGCTGGTGCCCTGCCACCGGGTGGTGGCCGCGGACGGCCTGGGCGGGTTCGGGAACGGCCGGGTCGCGATGGACGTGAAGCGGTGGCTGCTGACCCTGGAGGGGTGGTTGGCGCCGACGCTGGACTGGGACGGGCCGGGCTGA
- a CDS encoding GNAT family N-acetyltransferase, with product MLTDLWPLLALRVTTPRLELRLPDERQLAALAEVAAAGIHPADRAPFLRPWATDPRERARSVVQYHWLRRGNWRAAEWMLPLAVLADGEVVGQQSLYASDFGVLRCVQTTSWLGMAHQGRGIGTEMRAAVLHLAFAGLGASEAVTGAFSDNPASLAVSTKLGYRPDGVQRDVLHGAPVTTQRLRLSRADWAAGATTPVTLTGLSPCLRHFGL from the coding sequence ATGCTGACCGACCTCTGGCCGCTGCTGGCCCTGCGCGTGACAACCCCTCGGCTCGAACTGCGGCTGCCCGACGAACGGCAGTTGGCGGCCCTCGCCGAGGTGGCCGCCGCCGGGATCCACCCGGCGGACCGGGCGCCGTTCCTGCGCCCGTGGGCCACCGATCCGCGGGAGCGGGCGCGCAGCGTGGTGCAGTACCACTGGCTGCGGCGCGGGAACTGGCGCGCCGCGGAGTGGATGCTGCCGCTGGCGGTGCTGGCGGACGGCGAGGTGGTGGGCCAGCAGTCGCTCTACGCGAGCGATTTCGGGGTGCTGCGGTGCGTGCAGACCACCTCCTGGCTGGGGATGGCGCATCAGGGGCGAGGGATCGGCACCGAGATGCGGGCGGCGGTGCTGCACCTGGCCTTCGCGGGTCTGGGCGCGAGCGAGGCGGTCACCGGTGCCTTCAGCGACAACCCTGCCTCGCTGGCGGTCTCCACGAAGCTGGGCTACCGGCCGGACGGCGTGCAGCGAGACGTGCTGCACGGGGCGCCGGTCACCACCCAGCGCCTGCGGCTGAGCCGCGCCGACTGGGCGGCCGGCGCGACCACCCCGGTCACGCTCACCGGCCTCTCCCCCTGCCTCCGGCACTTCGGTCTCTGA
- a CDS encoding family 2 encapsulin nanocompartment cargo protein polyprenyl transferase, which produces MSDPSDCYDQRAADLLSRVRAVVDPALRAAVETMPESMARIAAYHFGWREADGSPATADPGKAIRPALVLAAAQACAAGRGVPRPRPGGTPNTPAVGASAASADTPAADVPAVDNPAALAAAAAVELVHNFTLLHDDVIDRDETRRHRPTAWRVFGATEAILAGDALHSLALRTLAEDPHPAAAAAMRHLAQCVVELCAGQQADCAFEQRTTVSLAECLAMAEAKTGALLGSACAIGALYGGASTQVAQAMDAFGRQIGLAFQLIDDLIGIWGDPAVTGKPAGADLMVRKKSLPVVAALGSGTAAGAELAEIYAIDRPLTPAEVQRAADAVERAGGRAWAQGASCERMAAAIEHLAIAVPDPAATDDLLALAELVTRRNR; this is translated from the coding sequence ATCAGCGACCCGTCCGACTGCTACGACCAGCGCGCCGCCGACCTGCTGAGCCGCGTCCGGGCGGTCGTCGACCCGGCGCTGCGCGCCGCCGTCGAGACCATGCCCGAGTCCATGGCCAGGATCGCCGCCTACCACTTCGGCTGGCGCGAGGCGGACGGCAGCCCCGCCACCGCCGACCCGGGCAAGGCCATCCGGCCCGCCCTGGTGCTGGCCGCCGCCCAGGCCTGCGCCGCCGGCCGCGGCGTCCCGCGCCCCAGGCCGGGCGGCACCCCGAACACCCCTGCCGTGGGCGCCTCCGCCGCCTCCGCCGACACCCCAGCCGCCGACGTCCCAGCCGTGGACAACCCTGCAGCCTTGGCCGCGGCCGCCGCCGTCGAGCTGGTGCACAACTTCACCCTGCTCCACGACGACGTCATCGACCGCGACGAGACCCGCCGTCACCGTCCCACCGCCTGGCGGGTCTTCGGAGCCACCGAGGCGATCCTGGCCGGCGACGCCCTGCACTCGCTCGCCCTGCGCACGCTCGCCGAGGATCCGCACCCGGCCGCCGCCGCCGCGATGCGCCACCTCGCGCAGTGCGTGGTGGAGCTCTGCGCGGGCCAGCAGGCCGACTGCGCCTTCGAGCAGCGGACCACGGTCTCGCTGGCGGAGTGCCTGGCGATGGCCGAGGCCAAGACCGGTGCCCTGCTGGGCAGCGCCTGCGCGATCGGCGCGCTCTACGGCGGCGCCTCGACGCAGGTGGCCCAGGCGATGGACGCCTTCGGGCGGCAGATCGGCCTGGCCTTCCAGCTGATCGACGATCTGATCGGGATCTGGGGCGACCCCGCCGTCACCGGCAAGCCGGCCGGCGCCGACCTGATGGTCCGCAAGAAGTCGTTGCCGGTGGTGGCGGCACTGGGCTCGGGCACGGCCGCCGGGGCCGAGCTCGCCGAGATCTATGCGATCGACCGCCCGCTCACCCCGGCCGAGGTGCAGCGCGCCGCCGACGCCGTGGAGCGGGCCGGCGGCCGGGCCTGGGCCCAAGGTGCCTCCTGCGAGCGGATGGCCGCCGCCATCGAGCACCTGGCCATCGCAGTGCCGGATCCAGCCGCCACCGACGACCTGCTGGCCCTCGCCGAGCTGGTCACCCGGCGCAACCGCTGA
- a CDS encoding sigma-70 RNA polymerase sigma factor region 4 domain-containing protein, which translates to MTSDTVTPHAVITAYDRLRDGLYTYCLSVLCERDAAVAALDEVRALALANGERLADTGLRRAWLYSLARYACLRRLAAGTAGGGSGGAAGGVDSGIDSASAPADLAGRRRELAALAWPEAAGTSAEQREALELSARHRLTPLEVAAVLGLAAEPAQRLLVTGAAEVARTRRALLVLAVGSCPELARLGGAGAEHWREWVLGPALRRELLRHVQECPTCRGTAERVGDELGGPLELGAPLALLPAPMPAPPKRGAGAGAFLAGAGAGRHATAGADDESASAVTNAVTSTAASAAARTAARTATSTAARTRDSGRGAGKDGGNEAVGRVRFDQRGFPRHRAPSLLERHRPGGDLHERAVLVRQRALATGVLAAVLSAPPAALWVAHQNGSPAAGTAAAVSSVRVDSLPGSPDTSGPSTVPVAPIPALGAGQGPGAAPERPLGRPSGRGPAGAWRPRWSAAQRQVQKRCSPLFRALPSRSPASAASPWAARTCTPSPSRRHPHRPPVPGSRSRPVPTATARYSR; encoded by the coding sequence GTGACCTCCGACACTGTGACCCCGCACGCGGTGATCACCGCCTACGACCGCCTGCGGGACGGCCTCTACACCTACTGCCTCTCGGTGCTCTGCGAGCGCGACGCGGCGGTGGCGGCGCTCGACGAGGTGCGCGCGCTGGCCCTGGCCAACGGGGAGCGGCTGGCCGACACCGGGCTGCGCCGGGCCTGGCTGTACTCGCTGGCCCGGTACGCCTGCCTGCGTCGGCTCGCCGCGGGGACCGCGGGCGGTGGCAGCGGAGGCGCTGCGGGCGGTGTGGACAGCGGCATTGACAGCGCGTCAGCACCCGCCGACCTGGCCGGCCGACGGCGCGAACTGGCCGCGTTGGCCTGGCCGGAGGCGGCCGGGACCAGCGCCGAGCAGCGCGAGGCGCTGGAGCTGTCGGCCCGCCACCGGCTCACCCCGCTGGAGGTCGCCGCGGTGCTCGGGCTGGCGGCGGAGCCCGCCCAGCGGCTGCTGGTCACCGGCGCGGCGGAGGTGGCCCGGACCAGGCGGGCCCTGCTGGTGCTGGCGGTGGGCAGTTGCCCGGAGCTGGCCCGGCTCGGTGGGGCGGGGGCCGAGCACTGGCGGGAGTGGGTGCTCGGCCCGGCACTGCGGCGCGAACTGCTGCGGCACGTGCAGGAGTGCCCGACCTGTCGGGGCACGGCCGAGCGGGTCGGCGACGAACTGGGCGGGCCGCTGGAGCTCGGGGCACCGCTCGCGCTGCTGCCCGCGCCGATGCCTGCGCCGCCGAAGCGGGGCGCCGGCGCCGGTGCCTTCCTGGCCGGGGCGGGCGCCGGGCGGCACGCGACCGCCGGTGCGGACGACGAGTCGGCGAGCGCAGTGACGAACGCGGTGACGAGCACGGCCGCGAGCGCGGCGGCGCGTACGGCGGCGCGTACGGCGACGAGCACTGCGGCGCGGACCAGGGACAGCGGGAGGGGCGCGGGAAAGGACGGCGGGAACGAAGCCGTCGGCCGCGTCCGGTTCGACCAGCGCGGCTTCCCCCGGCACCGCGCGCCGAGCCTGCTGGAACGCCACCGGCCCGGCGGTGACCTGCACGAACGCGCGGTCCTGGTCCGCCAGCGGGCGCTCGCCACCGGGGTGCTGGCGGCCGTGCTCTCGGCGCCGCCGGCCGCGCTCTGGGTGGCCCATCAAAACGGCTCCCCCGCCGCCGGTACCGCGGCCGCCGTCTCCTCGGTGCGGGTCGACTCGCTGCCCGGCTCGCCGGACACCAGTGGGCCCAGCACGGTCCCGGTGGCACCGATTCCGGCACTCGGCGCGGGCCAGGGGCCGGGCGCGGCGCCGGAACGCCCGCTCGGCCGCCCCTCGGGCCGGGGTCCGGCCGGGGCCTGGCGGCCGCGCTGGTCGGCAGCTCAACGGCAGGTGCAGAAACGTTGCTCCCCGCTGTTCAGGGCGTTGCCGTCCCGGTCCCCGGCATCGGCGGCATCCCCTTGGGCAGCCCGGACCTGCACCCCGAGCCCGTCCCGCCGTCATCCGCACCGGCCACCGGTGCCCGGCTCGCGGTCGAGGCCGGTGCCTACGGCAACCGCACGGTACTCACGCTGA